One segment of Candidatus Neomarinimicrobiota bacterium DNA contains the following:
- a CDS encoding leucine--tRNA ligase, translating to MSGKYPFRTVEAKWQRRWEESGAHHPDMDNPGRKFYSLTMYSYPSGDRLHIGHWYNYGPADTWTRFKKMQGYDIFQPQGFDAFGLPAENYAIKHGIHPAESTAANIKTMLGQLKRIGAMYDWESYVDTSHPDYYRWTQWLFLKLYELGLAVQEEAPVNWCPFDETVLANEQVNDGRCERCGTAVIQKDLRQWFFKITRYADQLLEGLDRIDWPERTKAMQRNWIGRSEGADISFQVEGRAGSEIKVFTTRPDTVFGATYLVLAPELDLVDIITSTEQSQAVQAYQAATRAQTERDRIAQGQAKTGVFTGAYAINPFTERPIPIWIADYVLGGYGTGAIMAVPGSDERDFAFAQAYGLPIVEVVSPDGIEHGGEVCYPGEGLALNSGELNGLTTRAAFEQVVVLLEERGLGQRAVQYRLRDWCISRQRYWGAPIPMIHCDHCGVVPVPYEQLPVLLPREIDLAAAQGSDISPLATLASFVNTTCPDCGAAARRDTDTMDTFVDSSWYFLRYVDTAYTDGPFNPQRVNAWLPVDMYIGGVEHTTMHLLYARFITKALHEAGLIRFDEPFQRLRHQGTITHMGRKMSKRAGNVVAPDPFIERYGADVFRAYLMFMGPYHEGGDWNTSGITGLARFQERVWRIAQLPLNGAAAPPDHILRKQHTTIRAVTGDLEALHLNTAISRIMELTNALVKQEYIHEEQRDTLIALIAPFMPHLAEELWELTGHAGSIFAVTWPTYDPALCAADTMTLGVTVNGKRRGEVTVPIDADEELILRESGEQEAVQRHLHGKKILKRIIIPGRVVNYVVR from the coding sequence ATGAGCGGCAAATACCCTTTTAGAACGGTGGAGGCCAAATGGCAGCGGCGCTGGGAGGAATCCGGCGCTCACCACCCTGACATGGATAACCCGGGGCGTAAATTCTATAGCCTCACCATGTATAGCTACCCCTCCGGCGACCGCCTGCACATCGGTCACTGGTACAACTACGGCCCCGCCGACACCTGGACCCGCTTCAAGAAAATGCAGGGCTATGACATCTTCCAGCCCCAGGGCTTTGACGCGTTCGGCCTCCCGGCGGAAAATTATGCCATCAAGCACGGGATCCATCCCGCTGAGAGCACCGCCGCCAATATTAAGACCATGCTCGGTCAACTCAAGCGCATCGGCGCCATGTACGACTGGGAAAGCTACGTGGACACCAGCCACCCCGACTACTACCGGTGGACTCAGTGGCTCTTCCTCAAGCTCTACGAGCTGGGGCTGGCAGTCCAGGAAGAGGCGCCGGTAAACTGGTGCCCCTTCGACGAAACGGTGCTGGCCAATGAGCAGGTCAATGATGGCCGCTGCGAGCGCTGCGGAACGGCGGTCATCCAAAAGGACCTGCGCCAGTGGTTTTTCAAGATTACCCGCTACGCCGACCAGCTGCTGGAAGGGCTGGACCGCATCGACTGGCCCGAGCGCACCAAGGCCATGCAGCGCAACTGGATTGGCCGCTCGGAGGGTGCCGACATCAGTTTCCAGGTCGAGGGGCGGGCCGGCAGCGAAATCAAGGTTTTCACCACCCGACCCGATACCGTTTTTGGTGCTACTTACCTGGTGCTCGCGCCCGAGCTTGACTTGGTGGACATCATCACCTCGACGGAGCAAAGCCAGGCGGTGCAGGCCTATCAGGCCGCTACCAGGGCCCAAACCGAGCGCGACCGCATAGCCCAGGGGCAGGCCAAGACGGGCGTTTTTACCGGGGCCTACGCCATCAATCCCTTTACGGAGCGGCCGATTCCCATCTGGATCGCCGACTACGTGCTGGGCGGCTATGGGACCGGCGCCATCATGGCCGTGCCAGGTAGCGACGAGCGCGATTTTGCCTTTGCCCAGGCCTATGGACTGCCCATTGTGGAGGTGGTGTCCCCGGATGGCATTGAGCACGGCGGCGAGGTGTGCTATCCCGGTGAGGGGCTCGCCCTGAATTCTGGTGAACTCAACGGTCTCACGACCCGAGCGGCCTTTGAGCAGGTCGTGGTCTTGCTGGAAGAGCGCGGTCTGGGCCAACGGGCGGTCCAATACCGCTTGCGGGACTGGTGCATCAGCCGCCAGCGCTATTGGGGCGCACCCATTCCCATGATTCACTGCGACCATTGCGGCGTGGTGCCGGTGCCATACGAGCAGCTACCGGTCCTGTTGCCCCGGGAGATCGATCTTGCTGCCGCCCAGGGGAGCGACATCTCGCCCCTGGCTACGCTGGCATCATTTGTCAATACCACCTGCCCTGATTGCGGAGCCGCCGCCAGACGCGATACCGACACGATGGACACGTTCGTGGATTCATCGTGGTATTTCCTGCGCTACGTGGACACCGCCTACACGGACGGCCCGTTCAATCCCCAGCGGGTGAACGCCTGGCTGCCCGTGGATATGTACATCGGCGGCGTCGAACACACCACCATGCATCTGCTCTATGCGCGGTTTATCACCAAGGCGCTCCATGAGGCCGGCCTCATCCGTTTCGACGAGCCGTTTCAACGTCTGAGGCACCAGGGCACCATCACCCATATGGGGAGGAAGATGTCCAAGCGGGCGGGAAATGTGGTCGCGCCCGACCCATTTATTGAGCGCTACGGCGCAGATGTATTTCGAGCCTATCTCATGTTCATGGGCCCTTATCATGAGGGCGGCGACTGGAACACCAGCGGCATAACCGGCCTGGCCCGCTTTCAGGAGCGCGTCTGGCGCATCGCGCAGCTGCCCCTCAATGGAGCGGCGGCGCCACCTGACCACATCCTCCGGAAACAGCATACCACCATACGAGCGGTGACTGGCGATCTCGAGGCCCTGCACCTTAATACCGCCATCAGCCGCATCATGGAACTCACCAATGCCCTGGTTAAGCAGGAGTATATTCATGAGGAGCAGCGCGATACCCTGATAGCGCTGATTGCGCCTTTCATGCCACACCTTGCGGAGGAGCTATGGGAGCTCACGGGCCACGCCGGCAGTATTTTTGCCGTCACCTGGCCAACATACGATCCCGCACTATGCGCGGCTGACACGATGACGCTGGGCGTCACCGTCAATGGCAAGCGCCGCGGGGAGGTGACGGTCCCCATTGACGCGGACGAGGAACTGATTTTACGGGAATCGGGGGAGCAGGAGGCAGTACAACGCCACCTTCACGGCAAGAAGATCCTCAAGCGCATAATTATACCGGGCCGGGTGGTGAATTATGTGGTACGCTAA
- a CDS encoding divalent-cation tolerance protein CutA → MAEALKIILSTHDNLMQAQGLAKLLVEDRAAACVNIIPGMTSVFRWDGEVQVENELLLIIKTTAEKLPEVQALLEENHSYDVPEIIELEGKVLHKPYMDWVRDCLA, encoded by the coding sequence ATGGCTGAGGCTCTCAAGATAATACTATCGACTCACGACAACCTCATGCAGGCCCAGGGCCTGGCAAAATTGCTGGTGGAAGACCGCGCCGCCGCCTGTGTGAATATCATACCCGGGATGACCTCAGTTTTTCGCTGGGACGGAGAAGTCCAAGTAGAGAACGAGCTGCTGCTGATTATCAAAACCACGGCGGAAAAGTTGCCCGAGGTGCAAGCATTACTTGAGGAGAATCACAGTTATGATGTGCCGGAGATAATTGAACTGGAGGGGAAGGTACTGCATAAGCCCTACATGGATTGGGTGCGGGACTGTCTAGCGTAG
- the dctP gene encoding TRAP transporter substrate-binding protein DctP, with product MDERACYFTVRKYVLILLLLTAGLSLSLAPAPKPIVIKLATLAPIGSPWHDVLLDLIQDWEKISNNRIKVKVYPGGVAGDERDLIVKMRLDHLQAAAMTGTGMSEIDKGIWALSLPLMLEDYNQLDWLRDQIDEELTRRIEAGGFIVLAWIDVGWVYWFSREPVRTPADLKKQRIFTWSGGPNVEGLWRSGGFHSVSIAATDVLPALQTGLIDALGTSPLTAATFQWFALAKNMNPVKWSVMTGALIITKTAWERIPAELRPKLLAAAHRHQERMQNEIRHLDDKAIRVMQEHGLQVVSITEDERRQWHEWMELHEYKLRGLLTDTTMFDRVMQLRKEMPPPVATPSQ from the coding sequence GTGGACGAACGGGCATGCTACTTTACTGTGCGTAAATATGTGTTAATTTTATTGCTGCTGACAGCGGGATTGAGCCTATCTCTGGCCCCGGCTCCAAAACCCATCGTTATCAAGCTGGCCACCCTCGCCCCCATCGGCTCGCCCTGGCACGATGTACTCCTGGACCTCATCCAGGACTGGGAAAAGATTTCCAATAACCGGATAAAGGTGAAAGTTTATCCTGGCGGTGTAGCGGGTGACGAACGGGATCTCATCGTCAAGATGCGCCTCGATCATTTGCAGGCGGCGGCCATGACGGGCACCGGGATGAGTGAGATCGACAAGGGAATCTGGGCCCTTTCGCTGCCCCTGATGCTGGAGGATTACAACCAGCTGGACTGGCTACGCGATCAGATCGACGAAGAATTGACCAGGCGCATCGAGGCTGGCGGCTTCATCGTCCTGGCGTGGATTGACGTCGGCTGGGTCTACTGGTTCAGTCGGGAGCCTGTCCGCACTCCTGCAGACCTGAAAAAGCAGCGCATTTTTACCTGGTCAGGTGGGCCCAATGTGGAGGGCCTGTGGAGATCGGGCGGGTTTCACTCGGTCAGCATCGCGGCCACCGATGTGCTGCCTGCGCTACAGACGGGCCTCATCGATGCCCTGGGCACCTCCCCGCTTACGGCGGCCACCTTCCAATGGTTCGCCCTGGCCAAGAACATGAATCCCGTCAAGTGGTCGGTCATGACCGGCGCCCTTATCATTACCAAGACGGCCTGGGAAAGGATTCCCGCCGAATTGCGACCCAAGCTGCTGGCGGCGGCACACAGGCATCAGGAGCGCATGCAGAACGAGATCAGGCATCTGGATGATAAAGCGATCAGAGTGATGCAGGAGCATGGACTCCAGGTGGTGTCAATCACCGAGGATGAGCGCCGCCAGTGGCACGAATGGATGGAGCTGCATGAATACAAGCTGCGGGGGCTTCTCACCGACACGACAATGTTTGACCGAGTCATGCAGCTGCGCAAGGAAATGCCCCCACCTGTTGCAACTCCGTCTCAATAA
- a CDS encoding bifunctional 5,10-methylenetetrahydrofolate dehydrogenase/5,10-methenyltetrahydrofolate cyclohydrolase: MTAAQKSGQTGAETRVLAGKPVAERVFERLKPRLAILGEHGVVPGLAVILAGDDPASAIYVRSKTKAFQRLDLRAKSFHLPASVTESEILELVDQLNADSHFHGMLVQLPLPLQIDAHKVLAQVSPLKDVDGFHPENLGMLLIGKPRFIPCTPQGILELLDYYDISAQRRHAVVVGRSTIVGKPMMALLANKWERGNATVTLCHTGTPNLGLHTRQADLLIVASGQAGLVRRSMVQAGVDIIDVGMNRIADDSPKGYHLVGDVDAESVRGHARALTPVPGGVGPMTVAMLVRNTVLAAEISIGGTPTP; encoded by the coding sequence ATGACTGCGGCGCAGAAGAGCGGACAGACAGGAGCTGAAACGCGTGTGCTGGCGGGCAAGCCGGTGGCCGAGCGCGTCTTCGAGCGCCTCAAGCCGCGCCTTGCCATTCTGGGCGAGCACGGTGTGGTTCCCGGACTGGCGGTGATCCTAGCTGGTGACGATCCCGCTTCCGCCATCTATGTGCGCTCCAAGACGAAGGCATTTCAACGGCTGGACCTCCGGGCGAAATCCTTCCACCTGCCTGCCTCCGTCACGGAATCAGAGATCCTGGAGCTGGTTGACCAGCTCAACGCAGATAGCCACTTCCACGGGATGCTGGTCCAGTTGCCTTTGCCGCTGCAGATAGATGCCCACAAAGTGCTGGCGCAGGTGTCGCCCCTCAAGGACGTAGACGGGTTTCACCCCGAGAATTTGGGGATGCTCCTGATCGGCAAACCAAGGTTTATCCCTTGCACACCTCAAGGTATTCTTGAGCTACTGGATTACTATGATATCTCCGCCCAGCGGCGCCATGCAGTGGTGGTGGGACGGAGCACCATCGTGGGCAAACCCATGATGGCGCTGCTGGCCAACAAATGGGAACGGGGTAACGCCACGGTGACGCTCTGTCATACAGGTACGCCGAATCTGGGACTGCATACACGGCAGGCGGACCTGCTCATTGTCGCGTCCGGACAGGCTGGACTGGTGCGCCGGTCAATGGTGCAGGCAGGCGTAGATATCATTGATGTTGGCATGAATCGCATTGCGGACGATTCGCCCAAGGGGTATCACCTGGTGGGTGACGTAGATGCGGAATCAGTCCGGGGCCATGCCCGTGCGCTGACGCCCGTGCCGGGGGGAGTTGGCCCGATGACGGTGGCGATGCTGGTAAGGAACACCGTATTGGCGGCGGAAATTAGTATTGGGGGTACTCCCACCCCGTAG
- a CDS encoding cell division protein ZapA: MSDKQQSLVRVTIYGHEYSIRAVADADYITEVAAYVDERMRDTELNLDGPQSATRIAILTAMSISDELFTERRTRTASLAQIENRATALANLVDDALEAPAED; the protein is encoded by the coding sequence ATGAGCGACAAGCAGCAGTCCCTGGTACGGGTCACGATATACGGACATGAATACTCCATAAGGGCGGTGGCCGATGCGGACTATATCACCGAGGTTGCGGCCTACGTGGATGAGCGCATGCGTGACACGGAACTCAACCTTGATGGGCCGCAATCGGCGACCCGCATTGCCATACTGACCGCCATGAGCATCAGCGATGAACTGTTCACTGAGCGACGCACGCGCACTGCTTCGCTGGCCCAGATTGAAAACCGCGCAACGGCCCTGGCCAACCTCGTCGATGACGCCCTCGAAGCTCCGGCCGAGGATTGA
- a CDS encoding phenylalanine--tRNA ligase subunit beta has product MRLSVSWLKEFVDFELAPEELADTLTALGLEATVEQRDYPFEGVVVGRILQVSAIPDSDHLTVCRVDAGDGQLSIVCGAPNVAAEALVPVATVGARLPGGMQVKRAKLQGQLSEGMLCAEDELGLSGDHTGIMILSPQAKPGQDFKEYLRATQEVVLVLDLTPNRGDALSHLGVARDLAAKFNRTVRLPSIKIEEGATAIEELAAVSISAPDGCHRYAARVITGLQIGPSPSWLVQRLEPLGMRSINNVVDASNYVLMELGHPLHIFDYDRLAEQRIEVAFAKHGQTFTTLDGQKRKLSRHHLLIKDGKVPVALAGIMGGWDSEITDTTTSILIESAYFNPTVIRRGAKSLELATEASKRFERDTDIDGLLFALERVTSLIAEVAGGTVARGMIDVYPTAHEPKVIDLSAAFTNRLLGTRLPVEEMAAYLRRLGLQVEGKGQEALRCTVPPSRPELTEQVDLIEEIARLLGYDNIPAVEGVPVRFQGLAQDEQALFSQLREALIPWGFSEHLSNTLTRHDFANWFSEGRPVKLANPLSAELAFLRTSLLPGLVQAVAFNERRQLHDIQLFEIGAVHQQESKAYNLTRERFMLGLVATVGAGTEKVHWKRPAKRDLYHLKGVTEQLLVALGVPGIAFKAASARGLTAALEIASQGRRLGLMGEINSQSGGPAEELETHVAAVELDLTEVAKCVIPSGSGYQQVAPYPVVERDIAVALPADVAAGQLLDTIRKKGGKFLRDVRVFDVYSGEGVGEGNKGLAFRLYFQSSDRTLKDAEVDVQIQRVADALQRRHKAKWRQS; this is encoded by the coding sequence GTGAGACTGTCCGTTAGTTGGCTGAAGGAGTTCGTGGATTTCGAACTTGCGCCGGAGGAGCTGGCGGATACCCTTACGGCGCTGGGATTGGAGGCCACCGTCGAGCAGCGCGACTACCCCTTCGAGGGCGTGGTGGTGGGCAGAATCCTCCAGGTGAGCGCCATCCCTGATTCGGACCACCTCACGGTCTGCCGGGTGGACGCGGGCGACGGTCAGCTGTCCATCGTATGCGGCGCGCCCAACGTGGCCGCAGAGGCGCTGGTCCCGGTGGCCACTGTAGGAGCGCGCCTGCCGGGCGGGATGCAGGTCAAGCGGGCCAAGCTGCAGGGCCAGCTCTCTGAGGGCATGCTCTGTGCAGAGGACGAGTTGGGGCTGTCCGGCGATCATACCGGCATCATGATCCTGTCGCCGCAAGCGAAACCGGGGCAGGACTTCAAGGAATACTTACGAGCCACACAGGAGGTTGTGCTGGTTTTGGACCTGACACCCAACCGGGGCGATGCCCTGAGTCACCTGGGGGTAGCCCGCGATCTGGCCGCGAAATTCAACCGCACGGTGAGGCTGCCGTCCATCAAGATCGAGGAAGGCGCAACCGCCATTGAGGAATTGGCCGCCGTGAGCATCTCGGCCCCGGACGGATGCCACCGTTATGCGGCGCGGGTTATTACCGGCCTTCAAATCGGTCCGTCGCCGAGCTGGCTGGTGCAGCGCCTCGAGCCGCTGGGCATGCGGTCCATCAATAACGTGGTGGACGCGTCCAACTACGTGCTCATGGAGTTGGGCCATCCCCTGCACATCTTTGATTATGACCGCCTGGCGGAGCAGCGCATCGAGGTTGCCTTCGCCAAGCATGGCCAGACCTTCACCACGCTGGACGGACAGAAGCGGAAGCTTTCCCGTCACCACCTGTTGATCAAGGACGGCAAGGTGCCGGTGGCATTGGCAGGGATCATGGGCGGGTGGGACTCCGAGATCACCGACACGACCACAAGTATCCTCATAGAAAGCGCCTACTTCAACCCCACCGTCATCCGCCGGGGCGCCAAGTCGCTGGAGCTGGCCACGGAGGCCTCTAAGCGGTTTGAGCGGGACACAGACATTGACGGGCTCCTATTTGCGCTGGAACGCGTGACGAGCCTCATTGCCGAGGTTGCCGGGGGCACGGTTGCCAGGGGCATGATAGACGTATATCCCACGGCTCACGAACCCAAAGTGATCGATCTTTCAGCAGCCTTTACAAACCGCCTGCTGGGAACCCGTCTGCCGGTTGAGGAAATGGCCGCTTACCTGCGCCGGTTGGGCTTACAGGTTGAAGGCAAGGGGCAGGAGGCCCTGCGGTGCACGGTGCCCCCAAGCCGCCCGGAACTGACGGAACAGGTGGACCTGATCGAGGAGATCGCCCGCCTCCTGGGCTATGACAATATTCCGGCCGTCGAGGGGGTCCCCGTACGGTTCCAGGGACTGGCCCAGGATGAGCAGGCACTATTTTCCCAGCTGCGGGAGGCCCTCATTCCGTGGGGCTTTTCCGAACATTTGTCCAACACTCTGACGCGCCATGATTTCGCCAACTGGTTCTCTGAGGGCCGACCCGTGAAGTTGGCGAATCCGCTCAGCGCCGAGCTGGCCTTTCTGCGCACCTCTTTGCTGCCCGGACTGGTGCAGGCCGTGGCATTCAATGAGCGCCGTCAGCTGCACGATATTCAGCTGTTCGAGATTGGTGCTGTTCACCAGCAGGAGTCGAAGGCCTATAATCTGACCCGGGAGAGATTCATGCTGGGACTGGTAGCCACGGTTGGTGCCGGTACCGAAAAGGTGCATTGGAAGCGGCCCGCGAAGCGCGATCTTTATCATCTGAAGGGGGTCACCGAGCAGTTGCTGGTGGCATTGGGCGTACCGGGCATTGCTTTTAAGGCCGCATCGGCGCGGGGACTGACCGCAGCCCTTGAAATTGCCTCCCAGGGCAGGCGACTCGGCCTCATGGGTGAAATCAATTCACAATCCGGCGGCCCCGCGGAGGAGCTGGAGACCCACGTTGCCGCCGTGGAACTGGACCTGACGGAGGTGGCCAAATGTGTCATCCCAAGTGGCTCCGGGTATCAGCAGGTGGCACCCTATCCCGTCGTGGAACGCGACATTGCCGTGGCGCTCCCTGCGGATGTTGCCGCCGGCCAGTTGCTGGACACCATCCGGAAAAAGGGGGGCAAATTTCTCCGTGACGTGAGGGTTTTCGACGTATATTCGGGTGAAGGCGTCGGGGAAGGGAACAAGGGCCTGGCCTTTCGCCTTTATTTTCAGTCCAGCGACCGCACCCTGAAAGACGCTGAAGTCGATGTCCAGATACAGCGTGTCGCCGACGCTCTCCAACGTCGGCACAAGGCCAAGTGGCGCCAGTCGTAA
- the pheS gene encoding phenylalanine--tRNA ligase subunit alpha, with protein sequence MLADIEQVRAEFDLRLDAVQRGDHDREQLRYTFLGRKGRIAALFDQLPSLTRQERPEAGRLLNELKTYVSAALEAVDSAETGGEEARSQALDLSLPGDPLPWGSRHPVTQIEDTIKHIFSRLGFSVFYGPEVETEFYNFEALNFQPDHPARDMQDTFYVKPGIMLRTHTSNNQIHAMEALPPPLRIIMPGRVYRNEAISARSYCTFHQIEGLVVDRNVSMGELKGTLEHFARQLYGPDTMTRFRPSYFPFTEPSAEMDIYWGLETATDFRITKGTGWLEILGAGMVHPNVFKAVDLDPLEWTGYAFGMGLERIAMLKWGIGDIRTFYEGDLRFLRQFQQ encoded by the coding sequence CTGCTCGCGGACATTGAACAGGTCCGTGCGGAGTTCGACCTCCGTCTCGACGCCGTTCAGCGCGGAGACCATGACCGGGAACAGCTGCGCTACACCTTCCTGGGACGCAAGGGCCGGATTGCAGCCCTGTTTGACCAGCTCCCCTCGCTAACCCGGCAAGAGCGCCCGGAGGCGGGCCGCCTGCTCAACGAGCTTAAGACCTACGTCTCGGCCGCCCTCGAAGCGGTTGACAGTGCCGAAACCGGGGGCGAGGAAGCCCGGAGTCAGGCCTTGGACCTTTCCCTGCCCGGGGACCCCCTGCCCTGGGGATCGCGCCACCCGGTCACCCAGATCGAGGATACCATTAAGCATATTTTCTCGCGCCTGGGCTTCTCGGTGTTCTACGGCCCCGAAGTGGAGACCGAATTCTATAATTTTGAGGCCTTGAATTTCCAGCCCGATCATCCGGCCCGGGATATGCAGGACACGTTCTACGTCAAGCCGGGGATCATGCTGCGCACCCATACCTCCAACAACCAGATTCACGCCATGGAGGCCCTGCCGCCACCGCTGCGCATCATCATGCCCGGGAGGGTCTACCGCAACGAGGCTATCAGCGCCCGGAGCTACTGCACCTTTCACCAGATCGAGGGCCTGGTGGTGGATCGCAACGTCTCCATGGGGGAGCTCAAGGGGACGCTGGAACACTTTGCCCGCCAGCTCTATGGGCCGGACACCATGACCCGCTTCCGCCCGAGCTATTTTCCCTTCACCGAACCGAGCGCCGAAATGGACATCTACTGGGGGCTGGAGACCGCTACGGATTTTCGCATCACGAAGGGGACCGGCTGGCTGGAAATTCTCGGCGCCGGGATGGTGCATCCCAACGTGTTTAAGGCCGTCGATCTGGACCCCCTGGAATGGACCGGCTACGCCTTCGGAATGGGACTTGAGCGCATCGCCATGCTCAAGTGGGGCATCGGCGACATCCGCACCTTCTACGAGGGCGACCTGCGCTTTCTGCGTCAGTTCCAGCAGTGA
- the rplT gene encoding 50S ribosomal protein L20, with product MPRSNSSVPRHRRHRKVVKLAKGYYGARSRNYRTAKDAIIKALSYAYRDRRQRKRQFRRLWIARINAAVRQHNMSYSQFMFALRSKNLELNRKTLADMAVRDPESFAALVKSVS from the coding sequence ATGCCCAGATCCAACAGCAGCGTACCCCGGCACCGTCGGCACCGCAAAGTAGTCAAGCTGGCGAAAGGCTACTACGGCGCCCGTTCGCGCAATTACCGTACCGCCAAAGATGCCATCATCAAGGCCCTGAGCTATGCCTACCGCGACCGGCGCCAGCGCAAGCGCCAGTTCAGACGCCTGTGGATCGCGCGGATCAATGCAGCCGTCCGGCAGCACAATATGAGTTATTCACAGTTTATGTTTGCTCTGCGCAGCAAGAACCTGGAGTTGAACCGCAAGACCCTGGCCGACATGGCCGTGCGCGACCCCGAGAGCTTCGCAGCCCTGGTAAAGTCCGTCTCCTAG